The following are encoded in a window of Mycoplasma anserisalpingitidis genomic DNA:
- a CDS encoding ABC transporter permease has translation MSKIWETIKRSYVFIILAFVYIPLVVGAIFTFNKSSDKGTYLTSWSKFSWSNWATIFNSGRDIALINSIILAVLTSIIVITISLISVYAVYRSKSRVLRSSLSATSNIPLINPDNITAIGLVLVFTLFFGVISSDNEGFLRVVIGHAVMTLPYAIFLMYPRSEKFNNNLFEASMDLGYSKIRSWFKTYFIYMIPSIIMTAVVCCVFSFDDFIITRTTSNTPTLGLKLYEGQFEAWALCFGVIALIIVIFGNAIYISIKNKHIKRNKKTIVIKRLFNKNKNKGNFENTIELNLRGGEMDV, from the coding sequence ATGAGTAAGATTTGAGAAACAATTAAACGTAGTTATGTTTTTATAATTTTAGCTTTTGTTTATATTCCGCTTGTAGTTGGCGCAATCTTTACATTCAATAAAAGTAGTGATAAAGGTACTTATTTAACATCTTGATCAAAATTCTCATGAAGTAACTGAGCGACTATATTTAACTCAGGTAGAGATATTGCTTTAATTAATTCAATTATTTTAGCAGTTCTTACTTCAATTATTGTAATTACCATTTCTCTGATTTCGGTTTATGCAGTTTATCGTTCAAAAAGTAGAGTTTTAAGAAGTTCTCTTAGCGCAACATCAAACATACCCTTAATTAATCCAGATAATATTACAGCTATTGGCTTAGTATTAGTTTTTACTTTATTCTTTGGAGTTATTAGTTCAGATAACGAAGGATTTTTAAGAGTTGTAATTGGTCACGCTGTTATGACTTTACCTTATGCTATATTTTTAATGTATCCAAGAAGTGAAAAATTCAACAATAACTTGTTTGAAGCATCAATGGATTTAGGATACTCAAAAATTAGATCTTGATTTAAAACATATTTTATATACATGATCCCTTCAATAATAATGACTGCCGTAGTTTGTTGTGTATTTAGTTTTGATGATTTTATTATTACTAGAACAACATCAAACACCCCTACATTAGGTCTTAAACTTTATGAAGGACAATTCGAGGCTTGAGCACTTTGTTTTGGTGTTATTGCCTTAATTATAGTTATTTTTGGAAATGCAATTTACATTAGTATCAAAAATAAACACATTAAAAGAAATAAAAAAACAATAGTCATTAAAAGATTATTTAACAAAAATAAGAATAAAGGAAATTTTGAAAATACTATTGAACTAAATTTACGAGGAGGTGAGATGGATGTCTAA
- a CDS encoding ABC transporter permease: protein MFSKIKDRLFTTDNKRGWLLSPYLLIALLLIILPIILIIVSAFAPLKTPNGSISDNWELLKTYSTWSIIFRSLRIGIISSILCLLVGFPYAYFVSSSKSKIFKIYAISLILSPMAIFTIARIYSIRTLFLNIIDPNNVDSLNSEWFLVFGLFYLNLPLMIMPLYTVLKDMPRNIIEASSDMGYNTFKTVFKVIIPYSLKAILSGYSMIFLSTATTFLVSAKLLPDGTQKQMVGDLINITINPGNKYDLAKGSSLVIVVSFIFIGIYSIIIIAPKIVFRFKRGFTYE, encoded by the coding sequence ATGTTTTCAAAAATTAAAGATAGATTATTCACCACTGATAATAAACGTGGTTGATTGCTTAGTCCATACTTATTAATTGCTCTGCTATTAATTATTCTTCCAATTATTTTAATTATAGTTAGTGCTTTTGCTCCTTTAAAAACACCAAATGGTTCAATTAGTGACAACTGAGAATTACTAAAAACTTACTCAACTTGAAGTATCATTTTTCGTTCATTAAGAATTGGGATTATCTCTTCAATTCTATGTTTGTTAGTAGGTTTTCCTTATGCATATTTTGTTTCAAGTAGTAAGTCAAAAATATTTAAAATTTATGCCATTAGTTTAATTTTAAGTCCTATGGCTATTTTCACTATTGCAAGAATTTATTCAATCAGAACATTATTCTTAAATATTATTGACCCAAACAATGTTGACAGTTTAAATTCAGAGTGATTTTTAGTTTTTGGTTTATTTTACTTGAATTTACCATTAATGATAATGCCTCTTTATACAGTGTTAAAAGACATGCCTAGAAATATTATTGAAGCATCTAGCGACATGGGGTACAACACATTTAAAACTGTATTTAAAGTTATTATTCCTTACTCTCTTAAGGCTATTTTAAGTGGTTACAGCATGATCTTTTTAAGTACAGCAACTACGTTCTTAGTTTCAGCTAAATTACTTCCTGACGGAACCCAAAAACAAATGGTTGGGGATTTAATCAATATTACAATTAACCCAGGAAATAAATACGATTTAGCTAAAGGTTCATCATTAGTTATTGTTGTTTCATTTATTTTTATAGGAATTTACTCAATTATTATTATTGCGCCTAAAATTGTTTTTAGATTCAAGAGAGGATTTACTTATGAGTAA
- a CDS encoding ABC transporter ATP-binding protein yields MAKKEAKKNSIVELKEVVKEFGSKVVLDNVDLTITKGEFVTLLGPSGSGKTTILRLIGGFEWATRGEIKFNNRDIKDLPPYKRNLSTIFQDYALFPHLNVEGNIRYGLKLKRVPKKTVNEKHINLLKKKIEIWTKKADLEMKKLDKIQEQYEKELETLKPKTLQYRKRQNWLDDSDFKYSYWENYVIQKTQAFENRYFKRKMTREEMDQKISEMIELVGLKGNENRAITQLSGGMKQRVALARSLVIEPEILLLDEPLSALDAKIRQKMQVLLRSIQQELGLTFIFVTHDQNEALALSDRIAIVRAGKIEQYDTPKQIYDYPKNIWVARFIGDSNIFDAKFVKGGNVKMLNSEFKTIHTEDEFPINSKVDALIRPEDIDITDKEVKSAKRIKGVIEDLTYRGSYYYIKVVVNDGQEIFVETAKKFEIGDTVYLSWTIDSIHLMAKDPKWDYESNVFKN; encoded by the coding sequence ATGGCTAAAAAAGAAGCTAAAAAAAATTCAATTGTTGAATTAAAAGAAGTTGTTAAAGAATTTGGCTCTAAAGTAGTTTTAGATAATGTTGATTTGACAATTACTAAAGGTGAATTTGTAACTTTGCTTGGTCCTTCTGGTTCAGGTAAAACAACTATTTTAAGACTTATTGGCGGTTTTGAATGAGCTACTCGTGGTGAAATTAAATTTAATAATCGTGATATCAAGGATTTGCCACCATATAAAAGAAATTTATCTACAATTTTTCAAGACTATGCACTTTTCCCACATCTTAATGTTGAAGGAAATATTAGATATGGTCTTAAACTAAAAAGAGTACCTAAAAAAACTGTAAATGAAAAACACATTAATTTATTAAAGAAAAAAATTGAAATATGAACTAAAAAAGCTGATCTTGAAATGAAAAAACTTGACAAAATTCAAGAACAGTATGAAAAAGAATTAGAAACTCTTAAACCAAAAACATTACAATACAGAAAACGTCAAAATTGATTAGATGATTCTGACTTTAAATACTCATATTGAGAAAATTACGTCATCCAAAAAACTCAAGCATTTGAAAACCGTTATTTCAAAAGAAAAATGACACGTGAAGAAATGGACCAAAAAATTTCTGAAATGATTGAATTAGTTGGTCTAAAAGGAAATGAAAACAGAGCAATCACTCAACTCTCCGGTGGTATGAAACAACGTGTTGCACTTGCTCGTAGTTTAGTTATTGAACCAGAAATTTTACTTCTTGATGAACCACTTAGTGCACTTGATGCTAAAATTAGGCAAAAAATGCAAGTTTTACTCAGAAGCATTCAACAAGAACTTGGTTTAACATTTATTTTCGTTACACATGATCAAAATGAAGCACTTGCTCTATCAGATAGAATTGCTATAGTACGCGCCGGAAAAATTGAACAATATGACACTCCCAAACAAATTTATGACTATCCAAAAAACATTTGAGTTGCTCGTTTTATTGGTGACTCGAACATCTTTGACGCTAAATTTGTAAAAGGCGGAAATGTAAAAATGCTTAACAGCGAATTTAAGACAATTCACACCGAAGATGAATTTCCAATTAATTCAAAAGTTGATGCGCTAATTAGACCTGAAGATATTGATATTACTGATAAAGAGGTAAAAAGCGCCAAAAGAATTAAAGGGGTAATTGAAGATTTAACATATAGAGGAAGTTATTACTACATTAAAGTAGTTGTTAATGATGGACAAGAAATTTTTGTAGAAACAGCTAAAAAATTCGAAATTGGCGATACAGTTTACTTAAGTTGAACTATCGACTCAATTCATTTAATGGCTAAAGATCCTAAGTGAGATTACGAATCTAATGTTTTCAAAAATTAA
- a CDS encoding ABC transporter ATP-binding protein, whose translation MWKMFKMLPKKIKFFFFVGIFLILLNVIISLILPGFISQYVVLAVSSSDEQSVSLKVFNKFIVATGTRSEMLTELTIISVILILLAFLTSFLSIVITTWGGERSSEFFRNKIFNKIQHLSLHDINKVTPESLITRISNDVAIYWELLISATNALIRAPLLIVGGIIFTIITDPKLSLSIFLYLPILIIVLIVMIKINNPLLVKNQITIDKITKEVEENILGARLIKTFNLKEKQMDKFTKQNNKWLKFQTKINNVFAIGHPVFFALINLVAVAIYALTANTLFNSTNPDVQELANINVFLEYIFTISLGIVLFSTFLFVFFRARVSCERINEVLDFKNQDLKVENGLSIESTVENQSGLSVQFKNFNYKYFNDSEEYALYDINIDLKSGETLGIIGPTGSGKSSLANLLINNYKYDTKMNGHILVDNKEVNRINTTDLHKNIGIVYQDALLYSGTIKSNLLFAKLDATEEEINKALYNSCAIDFVQTFEDRSEHIVEQRAKNLSGGQKQRLSIARTLINDPKILILDDSTSALDNITTKKLLNNIKENYNCTTIIISQKISSIKHADQIIVLEKGRITGRGTHEELIKNNEWYKNTFTNQLEQ comes from the coding sequence ATGTGAAAAATGTTTAAAATGCTTCCAAAGAAGATTAAGTTTTTCTTCTTCGTTGGAATATTTTTAATTTTGCTTAATGTTATTATAAGTTTAATCTTACCTGGATTTATTTCACAATACGTTGTTTTAGCGGTAAGTTCAAGTGATGAACAAAGTGTTTCACTTAAAGTTTTTAATAAATTTATAGTAGCAACTGGAACTAGAAGTGAAATGTTAACTGAATTAACAATAATTTCAGTAATATTGATTCTTTTAGCATTTTTAACTTCATTTTTAAGTATTGTAATTACTACTTGAGGTGGTGAAAGAAGTAGTGAATTTTTTAGAAATAAGATTTTTAATAAGATTCAACATCTTTCTTTACATGATATTAATAAGGTAACTCCTGAGAGTCTAATTACTAGAATTTCAAACGATGTTGCTATTTACTGAGAATTACTTATCAGCGCAACTAATGCGCTTATTAGAGCACCATTACTCATTGTTGGTGGAATAATCTTTACTATTATTACTGATCCAAAATTATCTTTATCTATCTTTTTATACTTACCAATTTTAATTATTGTTTTAATTGTAATGATTAAAATTAATAACCCACTATTAGTTAAAAATCAAATTACTATTGATAAAATCACTAAGGAAGTTGAAGAAAATATTCTTGGCGCTAGATTGATTAAAACATTTAATCTTAAAGAAAAACAAATGGATAAGTTTACTAAACAGAACAATAAATGATTAAAATTTCAAACAAAAATTAACAATGTTTTTGCTATCGGTCATCCAGTTTTCTTTGCACTAATTAACCTTGTTGCGGTTGCTATTTATGCTTTAACGGCTAATACACTTTTTAATAGCACCAATCCAGATGTGCAAGAATTAGCAAACATTAATGTTTTTTTAGAATATATTTTTACTATTTCTTTAGGTATTGTTCTTTTTAGTACATTCTTATTTGTGTTTTTTAGAGCTAGAGTTAGCTGTGAAAGAATTAATGAAGTTTTAGACTTTAAAAACCAAGATCTTAAGGTTGAAAATGGTCTTTCGATTGAAAGTACTGTTGAAAATCAAAGTGGTCTTTCAGTGCAATTCAAGAACTTTAATTACAAATATTTTAATGACTCAGAAGAATATGCCTTATATGACATCAATATTGATCTTAAATCTGGTGAAACTCTTGGAATCATCGGACCAACTGGTTCAGGAAAAAGTTCATTAGCTAATTTGTTAATTAATAATTATAAATATGATACAAAAATGAATGGACATATTTTAGTTGACAATAAAGAAGTAAATCGAATTAATACAACAGATTTACATAAAAATATTGGTATAGTATATCAAGATGCACTATTATATTCTGGAACAATTAAAAGTAATTTACTTTTTGCTAAACTTGATGCTACTGAAGAAGAAATTAATAAAGCTTTATATAACTCTTGTGCAATAGATTTTGTTCAAACTTTTGAAGATCGAAGTGAACATATAGTTGAACAACGTGCTAAAAATTTAAGTGGTGGTCAAAAACAAAGACTTTCTATTGCTCGTACACTAATAAATGATCCTAAGATTTTGATTTTAGATGATTCAACAAGTGCTCTTGATAACATCACAACTAAAAAGTTGTTAAATAATATTAAAGAAAATTATAACTGTACAACTATTATAATTAGTCAAAAAATTAGTTCAATTAAACATGCTGATCAAATTATCGTACTTGAAAAAGGTAGAATTACTGGTCGTGGAACTCACGAAGAACTTATAAAAAACAATGAATGATATAAAAATACTTTTACAAACCAATTAGAACAATAA
- a CDS encoding ABC transporter ATP-binding protein → MRNSEFILNKKIKNKEFSAYKVFKQLLSYVQQERKRLILGIFCSLFNAVFYVLGSIYIGYVFRNYFEVIFTSNEPKLAIANFDVFHFCIDLIILGGAFILYGIFRYIESVIYIRISYNQAARMRQEVMEKLIKMPISYYDKQKAGDLISTMINDVNNVSNTLMNTLNQFFSSFFNVVISICIMFMISSVLTLIAVPMSLILFGLSLLVIKRAQPYFVKVQDCFGKLNAFVEENIANIKVTNSFDREKLVFDQFKLITQEIKRTAYKGDLTARSVDPWFGFTSYFVNLAVSAIAVAFYFAKIKVYGMSYFGANSDGTASGGLIITFVALNWNFMGPFNTLLNINFSLQVGIASSNRIFKLLNLNPNKDHVENILLEKINGEIEFKNVFFRYSKKSKKYQLNDASFIVKPGQTVAIVGPTGAGKTTIVNLLSKFYDYESGSITIDSHELRHIDTENLRNLVSVVLQDSFLFNDTIKWNLTMGNPKITDKEIIEAAKLTGAEHFINQFPDKYETKIENNGTNLSQGQRQLLNITRAILANRNMLILDEATSNVDSQTEKVIQNSLLKLMENKTSFIIAHRLSTIKNADMILVVDNGYIIERGTHKELLKQKGFYYNLYSSSFK, encoded by the coding sequence ATGCGTAATAGCGAGTTTATTCTTAATAAGAAAATCAAAAACAAAGAATTTTCAGCTTATAAAGTTTTTAAACAATTATTAAGTTACGTGCAACAAGAAAGAAAGCGCTTAATTTTAGGTATTTTTTGTTCATTGTTCAATGCGGTTTTCTATGTTTTAGGAAGTATATATATCGGTTATGTTTTCAGAAATTATTTTGAAGTAATCTTTACTAGCAATGAACCAAAATTGGCAATCGCTAATTTTGATGTATTCCACTTTTGTATAGACTTAATTATCCTTGGGGGAGCTTTTATTCTTTATGGTATTTTTAGATACATAGAAAGTGTTATATATATAAGAATTTCATACAATCAAGCCGCCAGAATGCGTCAAGAAGTGATGGAAAAATTAATTAAAATGCCTATTTCATACTACGATAAGCAAAAAGCTGGTGATTTAATTTCCACTATGATTAATGATGTCAACAATGTATCAAACACTTTAATGAACACATTAAATCAATTCTTTTCTAGCTTTTTTAATGTAGTAATTTCAATTTGTATAATGTTTATGATTTCTTCAGTTTTAACATTAATTGCTGTACCAATGTCACTTATTTTATTTGGTTTATCACTTTTAGTAATAAAACGCGCTCAACCATATTTTGTCAAAGTTCAAGATTGTTTTGGAAAGTTGAATGCTTTTGTTGAGGAAAATATAGCTAATATTAAGGTTACAAATTCATTTGACAGAGAAAAATTAGTTTTTGATCAATTTAAATTAATTACCCAAGAAATTAAACGCACAGCATATAAAGGAGATCTAACTGCTCGTTCAGTTGACCCTTGATTTGGTTTTACATCATACTTTGTTAATCTAGCTGTTTCAGCAATAGCTGTTGCATTCTATTTTGCTAAAATAAAAGTTTATGGAATGAGTTATTTTGGAGCAAATTCTGATGGAACTGCTAGCGGTGGGTTGATCATTACCTTTGTTGCATTAAACTGAAACTTCATGGGTCCATTTAACACATTATTAAACATTAACTTTTCACTTCAGGTAGGTATTGCTTCATCAAACAGAATTTTTAAATTGTTAAACCTCAATCCAAATAAAGATCATGTTGAAAATATCTTACTTGAAAAAATAAATGGAGAAATCGAGTTTAAAAATGTATTTTTTAGATATAGTAAAAAATCTAAAAAGTATCAACTTAATGATGCTAGTTTTATTGTTAAACCAGGTCAAACTGTTGCTATAGTTGGTCCTACTGGAGCCGGAAAAACTACAATAGTTAATTTACTAAGTAAATTTTATGATTATGAATCTGGTTCAATCACAATTGACTCACATGAATTAAGACACATAGACACTGAAAACTTAAGAAACTTAGTTTCAGTAGTACTACAAGACTCATTTTTATTTAATGACACAATTAAATGAAATCTGACAATGGGAAATCCAAAAATCACTGATAAAGAAATAATTGAAGCAGCTAAACTTACTGGTGCTGAACACTTTATCAATCAATTTCCAGACAAATATGAAACAAAAATTGAAAATAATGGAACCAATCTAAGTCAAGGTCAAAGGCAATTATTGAATATTACTAGAGCAATTTTGGCTAATAGAAATATGTTAATTTTAGATGAAGCAACTTCAAATGTTGACTCACAAACTGAAAAAGTAATCCAGAACTCATTATTGAAATTAATGGAAAATAAAACAAGTTTCATTATCGCACACAGACTTTCCACAATAAAAAACGCTGATATGATTTTAGTTGTTGACAATGGATATATCATCGAAAGAGGAACTCACAAAGAGTTATTAAAGCAAAAAGGTTTTTACTATAATTTATATAGTTCAAGCTTTAAATAA
- a CDS encoding NAD(P)-dependent oxidoreductase, giving the protein MMKVLFFGVRDVERPLFEKLSSKYNYELKLAAGVISLDRMDLLDGVDVVVVRGQDKVNKEIIDAVKAKGIKYLFTRTVGYDHIDIPYAKEQGIKLARVASYSPTAIAELAVSMAHMLTRKSLYFAHKALNGDLTVDPNGFSKELKNSTVAIIGTGKIGFEAAKMFKGLGARVVGYDLYPNDNFKNIIEYLTLDQALAQADVVSFHMPYFKGQNDEMINKDLISKMKDGAVLINTARGQIQNNQDIIDAVRSNKLYGAGIDVLNYESEYFGKKLDLNSQFIKDCNELFPRLLVTPHIGSYTDEAASNMIEYTLDNINEYINTDDCKNKL; this is encoded by the coding sequence ATGATGAAAGTATTATTTTTTGGAGTTAGAGATGTTGAGAGACCTTTATTCGAAAAATTAAGTTCAAAATACAATTATGAACTTAAATTAGCTGCTGGAGTTATTTCTCTCGACAGAATGGATTTACTTGATGGAGTTGATGTAGTAGTTGTTAGAGGTCAAGATAAAGTTAACAAAGAAATTATAGATGCTGTTAAAGCTAAAGGAATTAAATATTTATTCACTAGAACAGTAGGTTATGACCACATTGATATTCCTTATGCTAAAGAACAAGGAATTAAATTAGCTAGAGTTGCTTCATATTCACCAACAGCTATTGCTGAATTAGCTGTTTCTATGGCACATATGTTAACAAGAAAATCGCTTTATTTTGCCCACAAGGCATTAAATGGTGATTTAACTGTTGATCCAAATGGATTCTCAAAAGAATTAAAAAATAGTACAGTAGCTATTATCGGAACAGGTAAAATTGGTTTTGAAGCTGCTAAAATGTTTAAAGGCCTTGGAGCTAGAGTAGTTGGTTATGATTTATATCCAAATGATAACTTCAAGAATATCATAGAATATTTAACTTTAGATCAAGCACTTGCTCAAGCTGATGTTGTTTCATTTCACATGCCTTATTTTAAAGGTCAAAATGATGAAATGATCAATAAAGATTTAATTTCAAAAATGAAAGATGGTGCAGTGTTAATCAATACAGCACGTGGGCAAATCCAAAATAATCAGGATATCATTGATGCAGTCAGATCTAACAAATTATATGGAGCAGGAATTGACGTATTAAACTATGAATCAGAATATTTTGGTAAAAAACTTGATTTAAATAGTCAATTTATAAAAGACTGTAACGAATTATTCCCAAGATTATTAGTAACACCTCACATCGGTTCATATACAGATGAAGCTGCATCAAATATGATTGAATATACTTTAGATAACATTAATGAATACATTAATACTGATGATTGCAAAAACAAATTATAA
- a CDS encoding AEC family transporter — translation MTDIKEVLVKTLSNVNLWGAILATLIIIGIGFVLTKMNVLKKEWKGSLSKVVLSISVPALALQGFMGTASLEQLKQQGIILGVAFAFYILLSICSVLWVKFFPESAKRASSKMQNNTIANPNGSLTEKRALIIWMMLIFGSTTFFGLPVIKSLYPNDGVISANMWNIPYRIFLYSFAFVMVSGVRVDRQNITKAMKTAFINPIVIATFIGLVCWLTTMIPGAAKFGEKGTTGWFELKITAPWIYKTVEYLGSLASPLTWIAIGITLAASNLKLAVKDKWVWIFSIQKLILIPLIVFLVMLGLNYGGLINREIAISMVIFASVPPATVVILYAIQYKTQEEFAAQCSALSTLLAVIILPIWVIISNVVFI, via the coding sequence ATGACAGACATTAAAGAAGTTTTAGTCAAAACTTTAAGCAATGTTAACCTTTGAGGTGCTATCTTAGCTACCTTAATTATCATTGGTATAGGTTTTGTCTTAACAAAAATGAACGTTCTTAAAAAAGAATGAAAAGGAAGTCTTAGTAAAGTTGTTCTTTCGATTTCTGTTCCTGCCTTAGCTTTACAAGGATTTATGGGTACAGCCTCATTAGAACAATTAAAACAACAAGGAATTATTTTAGGAGTTGCATTTGCTTTCTATATTTTACTAAGCATTTGTTCAGTTCTATGAGTTAAATTTTTCCCTGAAAGTGCTAAAAGAGCTTCTTCAAAAATGCAAAATAACACAATTGCAAATCCAAACGGAAGTTTAACAGAAAAAAGAGCTTTAATCATTTGAATGATGTTAATCTTCGGAAGTACAACATTCTTTGGATTACCCGTAATTAAAAGTTTATATCCAAATGATGGAGTTATTTCTGCCAACATGTGAAACATTCCATATAGAATATTCTTATATTCATTTGCATTTGTAATGGTTTCTGGTGTTCGTGTCGATAGACAAAACATCACAAAAGCTATGAAAACTGCTTTTATAAACCCAATAGTTATTGCAACATTCATTGGTCTTGTTTGTTGATTAACAACAATGATTCCTGGTGCTGCAAAATTTGGTGAAAAAGGAACTACAGGGTGATTTGAACTAAAAATAACTGCACCTTGAATTTACAAAACCGTTGAATACTTAGGTTCATTAGCATCACCACTTACATGAATAGCAATTGGTATTACCCTTGCAGCATCAAACTTAAAACTTGCTGTAAAAGACAAATGAGTATGAATCTTCAGTATTCAAAAACTTATTTTAATACCTCTTATCGTATTCTTGGTAATGCTAGGTCTTAACTATGGTGGATTAATCAATAGAGAAATTGCTATTTCAATGGTAATTTTTGCTTCAGTACCACCTGCTACAGTTGTTATTTTATATGCTATTCAATACAAAACTCAAGAAGAATTTGCCGCACAATGTTCAGCATTATCAACATTACTTGCAGTTATTATCTTACCAATTTGAGTAATTATCTCAAACGTAGTATTTATCTAG
- a CDS encoding phosphopentomutase yields MARFKRIFMIVTDGLGIGPDRDQKAFGDKGANTIKSASLAEEFKIDNWKKLGIGNIAELNGNYHVPKPLAYMAKVQEVSNAKDTLAGHWEMMGIKTLVPFPTFTENGFPQDLIDELSKAFDGRKIICNRSGSGTEVIDEYAQEQKETGAIIVYTSMDSVLQIAAHEEWIGLDNLNRYGREARRICSSKPEWNVGRIIIRPFIGEDGKYTRTFNRHDFANQPRKMILNKLQDKGVEVISIGKINDIFVGQGISKHLPSGSDDKGMDITIELATEKSENKFIFTNLVQFDSHYGHRRDVHGYAQNIANLDVKLGKLINVLNDDDLLIITSDHGNDPLYPGFNHTREFLPATIYSKSFKNPKVLPNFNGLGTLGNIVARNFGAEIETETGDDIFDQLV; encoded by the coding sequence ATGGCTAGATTTAAACGTATTTTTATGATAGTAACTGATGGTTTGGGAATTGGACCAGATCGTGATCAAAAAGCTTTTGGTGATAAAGGAGCTAACACAATAAAATCAGCTTCATTAGCTGAAGAATTTAAAATTGATAATTGAAAAAAACTTGGAATTGGTAATATTGCTGAATTAAATGGAAATTATCATGTTCCAAAACCACTTGCATATATGGCTAAAGTTCAAGAAGTTTCTAATGCAAAAGATACTTTAGCAGGACACTGAGAAATGATGGGAATAAAAACTCTTGTTCCATTCCCAACCTTTACTGAAAATGGATTTCCACAAGATTTAATTGATGAACTTTCGAAAGCATTTGATGGAAGAAAAATTATTTGCAATCGCTCAGGTTCAGGAACTGAAGTTATTGATGAATATGCTCAAGAGCAAAAAGAAACTGGTGCTATTATTGTTTATACTTCAATGGACTCAGTTCTTCAAATTGCCGCACATGAAGAATGAATTGGTTTAGATAACTTAAATAGATATGGTCGTGAGGCAAGAAGAATTTGTTCATCAAAACCTGAATGAAATGTTGGAAGAATTATCATTAGACCATTTATTGGTGAAGATGGTAAATACACAAGAACCTTTAATCGTCATGATTTTGCAAATCAACCAAGAAAAATGATTTTAAATAAACTACAAGATAAAGGTGTAGAAGTTATTTCTATCGGTAAAATTAATGATATTTTTGTAGGTCAAGGAATTTCAAAACACTTACCAAGCGGTTCGGATGATAAAGGAATGGATATTACAATTGAATTAGCAACTGAAAAATCAGAAAATAAATTTATTTTTACAAACTTAGTTCAATTCGACTCACATTATGGACACCGTCGTGATGTGCATGGATATGCTCAAAATATTGCTAACCTAGATGTTAAATTGGGCAAATTAATCAATGTTTTAAATGATGATGACTTGTTGATAATAACTTCCGATCATGGTAATGACCCACTTTATCCAGGATTCAATCATACAAGAGAATTCTTACCAGCAACAATTTATTCAAAATCATTTAAAAATCCTAAAGTTCTCCCAAACTTTAATGGTTTAGGAACATTAGGGAACATTGTTGCGAGAAATTTTGGTGCTGAAATCGAAACTGAAACTGGTGATGATATTTTTGATCAATTAGTGTAA
- a CDS encoding transposase, giving the protein MTLKKINELKIKKTLEIRDKFTFIINVMLKAEFELFFEKLNNLISKDDEKKPQRNGFYKRKIQTRYGYVYYDYPRIRNYKFISEIMSKHKVNLPEFEELLTIILEMNPINQPELEGVLRDFFTTKLSNEFYKKVTPIITRYLMK; this is encoded by the coding sequence ATGACATTAAAGAAAATAAATGAATTAAAAATCAAAAAAACTTTAGAAATTCGTGATAAATTTACCTTCATTATAAATGTTATGTTAAAAGCCGAATTTGAACTATTCTTTGAGAAACTAAATAATTTAATATCAAAAGATGACGAGAAAAAACCTCAAAGAAATGGTTTTTACAAAAGAAAAATTCAAACTAGGTATGGTTATGTTTATTATGACTATCCAAGAATCAGAAACTATAAATTTATTTCTGAAATAATGTCTAAACATAAAGTAAATCTACCTGAATTTGAAGAATTATTGACAATAATTCTAGAGATGAACCCAATTAATCAACCTGAACTTGAAGGAGTTTTGAGGGATTTTTTTACCACAAAATTATCAAATGAATTTTATAAAAAAGTTACTCCAATTATAACTAGATACTTAATGAAATAA